A DNA window from Pseudomonas wuhanensis contains the following coding sequences:
- a CDS encoding bifunctional diguanylate cyclase/phosphodiesterase produces MDLTSITTAAPARHTPITRNLMFVIGLLFVVGVLIALVALFSIAARLDAQDLNKTTFYTQRALENRITASKNYIASYANWTTAYDHLNDKVDVQWAYVEQNMGKTLFTIDHYDGVFVIDGQRTKYATVRGLLVQDQATTYLSTSMATLIDEVQSQESLIEAVSRYTLFEGKPALLTAAAIVPNDERPAVDPKSTSVLIYVDQLNSEKLNALNTDYGLHDLSLTADDAIVPGQPAVALTGTGYSLVSRLEQPGHQLLWSLLPPLGGALLILALLTAYFFRYVLRTSGHVDASYTSLDLSNQALEASEERFRAVAEAASDWIWEIDDQHCITYLSGRFSTVTGFSDQQWLGQNIEQLLNCDTTPLSLWLNKLDEEQAVSHLRCSYRDQSGQQRVCRVSARPIQRKGAVLGFRGTASDITDEVAAHAQIQHLSMHDALTGLPNRNKLARYLEDALALKEQSVALTLLMIDLDNFKPINDSLGHPAGDAVLLEVAIRLRECTRDIDLVARLGGDEFVLVLHGMDSHAEIDRFCERLLDSLHQPIHYDHHTLHIGASIGIALSRRQGHLPDELIRCADIALYQAKSNGKKTWCYFAAHMNDQIQHRRQLESDLRQAIKNNEFVMHYQPRYHVDGKQIVSVEALLRWQHPVQGLLNPDAFIPLAEQTDLIVPLGRWVLREACATALTWPGAMMVSVNLSPVQFARSDVIEDVREALIQSRLPASRLELEITENVMLIDVDGALATMNALKELGVRLNMDDFGTGYSSLGYLRTYPFDGIKIDKRFIASMSNGSNDRAVVQAIINLGKAMGLTVTAEGVETLEQLDFLISDQCHEVQGFYLSRPVDRYALLPLLKASWDDHPL; encoded by the coding sequence ATGGATTTGACTTCCATTACCACCGCTGCACCTGCGCGTCATACACCGATTACCCGCAACCTGATGTTCGTCATCGGCCTGCTGTTTGTCGTTGGGGTATTGATCGCGTTGGTGGCCCTGTTCAGCATTGCCGCACGGCTCGATGCTCAGGATCTGAACAAAACCACGTTCTACACGCAACGCGCACTTGAGAACCGCATCACCGCCTCGAAAAACTACATTGCCAGTTACGCCAACTGGACGACCGCCTACGACCATCTGAACGACAAGGTTGATGTGCAGTGGGCCTACGTCGAGCAGAACATGGGTAAAACCCTGTTCACCATCGATCACTACGACGGGGTTTTTGTGATTGATGGTCAGCGAACCAAATACGCCACGGTGCGCGGGCTGCTGGTTCAGGATCAAGCGACAACCTATCTGTCGACCTCGATGGCGACGCTGATAGACGAGGTTCAAAGCCAGGAGAGCCTCATCGAGGCGGTCAGCCGGTACACCTTGTTCGAAGGCAAACCGGCGCTGTTGACGGCAGCCGCGATCGTGCCCAATGACGAACGCCCGGCGGTCGATCCCAAGAGCACCTCAGTGCTGATATATGTCGATCAATTGAATTCTGAAAAGCTCAACGCCTTGAACACCGATTACGGTTTGCATGACTTGAGCCTGACGGCCGACGACGCCATTGTTCCCGGTCAGCCAGCCGTCGCTCTGACAGGCACGGGTTACAGCCTGGTCTCCCGGCTTGAGCAGCCGGGCCACCAATTGCTCTGGTCGCTGCTGCCGCCGCTGGGCGGAGCGCTGTTGATTCTGGCGTTGTTGACCGCTTACTTCTTTCGTTATGTCCTGCGCACGTCCGGGCATGTGGATGCCAGTTATACCAGCCTCGATTTGTCGAACCAGGCGCTGGAAGCCAGTGAAGAACGTTTTCGTGCGGTGGCCGAAGCCGCGTCCGACTGGATCTGGGAAATCGACGACCAGCACTGCATCACTTATCTGTCGGGGCGTTTCAGCACCGTCACCGGATTTTCCGATCAACAATGGCTGGGGCAGAACATCGAGCAACTGCTCAATTGCGATACCACGCCCTTGTCGCTGTGGCTGAATAAACTCGATGAAGAGCAAGCCGTCAGCCACTTGCGCTGCTCCTACCGCGATCAGTCGGGGCAGCAGCGGGTGTGCCGGGTGTCGGCGCGACCGATCCAGCGCAAGGGCGCGGTACTGGGGTTTCGCGGGACGGCCAGCGACATCACCGATGAAGTCGCCGCCCATGCGCAGATCCAGCATCTGTCGATGCACGACGCACTGACTGGCTTGCCAAACCGCAACAAACTGGCGCGCTACCTCGAAGACGCGTTGGCACTGAAAGAGCAATCGGTGGCGTTGACGTTGTTGATGATCGACCTGGATAACTTCAAGCCGATCAACGATTCCCTCGGCCATCCGGCCGGCGATGCGGTATTGCTGGAAGTGGCGATTCGTTTGCGCGAGTGCACGCGGGACATCGATCTGGTTGCCCGATTGGGTGGCGACGAGTTCGTGCTGGTACTCCACGGCATGGACAGCCATGCGGAAATCGACCGGTTTTGCGAGCGCTTGCTCGACAGCCTGCATCAACCGATCCATTACGATCACCACACGCTGCACATCGGTGCGAGCATCGGTATCGCCTTGAGTCGGCGCCAGGGGCATCTTCCGGATGAGCTGATTCGCTGTGCCGATATCGCGTTGTATCAGGCCAAGTCCAATGGCAAGAAGACGTGGTGCTACTTTGCGGCGCACATGAACGATCAGATCCAGCACCGCCGACAACTGGAAAGCGACCTGCGTCAGGCGATCAAGAACAACGAATTCGTGATGCATTACCAGCCGCGTTATCACGTCGATGGCAAGCAGATCGTCTCGGTCGAAGCGCTGCTGCGCTGGCAGCATCCGGTGCAAGGCTTGTTGAACCCCGACGCGTTTATTCCATTGGCCGAGCAGACCGATCTGATCGTGCCATTAGGGCGCTGGGTGTTGCGCGAGGCGTGCGCGACGGCCTTGACCTGGCCTGGTGCGATGATGGTGTCGGTCAACTTGTCGCCGGTGCAGTTTGCTCGTAGCGATGTGATCGAGGATGTCCGGGAGGCGTTGATCCAGAGCCGATTGCCCGCCAGTCGGCTGGAACTGGAGATCACTGAAAACGTGATGCTCATCGACGTCGACGGCGCCCTGGCGACCATGAATGCGCTCAAGGAGTTGGGCGTGCGGTTGAACATGGACGACTTCGGTACCGGTTATTCTTCGCTGGGTTACCTGCGCACGTATCCGTTCGACGGGATCAAGATCGACAAGCGCTTCATTGCGTCCATGAGCAACGGCAGCAACGACCGTGCCGTGGTGCAGGCGATCATCAACCTGGGCAAAGCCATGGGGCTGACCGTGACCGCGGAAGGTGTCGAGACGCTGGAGCAACTGGACTTCCTGATCTCGGACCAGTGCCATGAAGTGCAGGGGTTCTACCTCAGTCGCCCGGTGGACAGGTATGCACTGCTGCCGTTGCTCAAGGCATCATGGGACGATCATCCGCTGTAA
- a CDS encoding arylamine N-acetyltransferase family protein, whose product MSETRLTNLALYLQRLGFDAPPAPTLETLRQLQLRHTGVFPFENLTTLLGKPVLIDLPSIEQKVLHDGRGGYCYELNNLFLALLQTLGFDARGITGRVVMGQPEGAWTARTHRLSLVTLDGVRYITDVGFGGMVPTAPLMLDTEAEQSTPHEPYRIEPHADGYTLRANVGGEWRAIYIFDLQRQEDIDYTLGNWYVSTHPESSFVKQLMVARTGEGWRRTLMNGSFAIHRMGGESERREVTDAEELIGLLESEFGIRVPAQDVLKRVLERLIEPVSQAN is encoded by the coding sequence ATGAGCGAGACACGACTGACAAATCTTGCGCTGTACCTGCAACGCCTGGGCTTCGATGCGCCCCCGGCGCCGACCCTGGAAACCCTGCGCCAACTGCAACTGCGCCACACGGGTGTTTTCCCGTTCGAAAACCTCACCACGTTATTGGGCAAGCCGGTGCTCATCGATCTGCCGTCCATAGAACAGAAAGTCCTGCATGACGGTCGCGGTGGCTACTGCTACGAACTCAACAACCTGTTCCTGGCCTTGCTTCAGACATTGGGCTTCGACGCACGTGGCATCACCGGTCGCGTGGTCATGGGCCAGCCTGAAGGCGCATGGACCGCCCGAACGCACCGCTTGAGTCTGGTGACCCTCGACGGCGTGCGCTACATCACCGACGTCGGCTTCGGCGGCATGGTGCCCACCGCACCGCTGATGCTGGATACCGAAGCCGAGCAGTCCACCCCTCACGAACCCTATCGCATCGAACCGCACGCCGACGGCTATACCCTGCGTGCCAACGTCGGCGGTGAATGGCGGGCGATATACATCTTCGATCTGCAACGTCAGGAAGACATCGATTACACCCTCGGCAACTGGTACGTATCGACCCATCCCGAATCGTCCTTCGTGAAACAACTGATGGTGGCGCGGACGGGGGAGGGATGGCGACGCACATTGATGAACGGCAGCTTTGCCATTCATCGTATGGGCGGTGAGAGCGAACGGCGGGAGGTGACGGACGCTGAGGAATTGATCGGGTTACTGGAAAGTGAATTCGGGATTCGAGTGCCGGCGCAGGATGTGTTGAAGCGGGTGCTTGAGCGGTTGATTGAGCCTGTGTCGCAGGCAAATTGA
- the xth gene encoding exodeoxyribonuclease III: MKNLKIATFNVNGMRARLPNLLAWLTREQPDIACLQELKSVDGAFPVAELEAAGYGAVWHGQVSWNGVAILARDAQPLESRRGLPGDDSDTHSRYVEAAVHGVLVGCLYLPNGNPQPGPKFDYKLAWFERLISHAKDLQSSDHPVVLAGDYNVVPTDLDIYNPRSWLKDALLQPESRACYQRLLDQGWTDSLRYLYPEERIYTFWDYFRQHWQKNSGLRIDHLLLNPALSPYLQEAGVDAWVRNEPHASDHAPTWIRLGSRKRR; encoded by the coding sequence ATGAAGAACCTGAAAATTGCCACCTTCAACGTCAACGGCATGCGCGCCCGCTTGCCGAATTTACTGGCTTGGCTTACGCGGGAGCAGCCAGACATCGCCTGCTTGCAAGAACTCAAGTCGGTCGACGGCGCATTCCCCGTCGCCGAACTGGAGGCGGCCGGGTATGGCGCCGTCTGGCACGGCCAGGTGTCGTGGAACGGGGTGGCGATTCTGGCGCGCGATGCGCAACCGCTGGAGAGCCGGCGCGGCTTGCCGGGTGATGACAGCGATACCCATAGCCGCTACGTGGAAGCTGCCGTGCACGGGGTTCTGGTGGGCTGTCTGTACCTGCCCAATGGCAATCCGCAGCCAGGGCCGAAGTTTGATTACAAACTGGCGTGGTTCGAGCGGCTGATCTCGCACGCCAAGGACCTGCAGAGCAGCGACCATCCGGTGGTGCTGGCCGGCGATTACAACGTGGTGCCCACCGATCTGGACATCTACAACCCGCGCTCCTGGCTCAAGGATGCGCTGCTGCAACCTGAGAGTCGCGCGTGTTATCAGCGGCTGCTGGACCAGGGATGGACCGATTCCCTGCGTTATCTGTATCCAGAGGAGCGGATCTACACCTTCTGGGATTATTTCCGGCAGCACTGGCAGAAAAACTCGGGGTTGCGCATCGATCATCTGCTGCTCAACCCGGCACTGAGTCCTTACCTGCAAGAGGCTGGCGTCGATGCCTGGGTTCGCAACGAACCTCATGCCAGCGATCATGCGCCGACATGGATTCGATTGGGTTCGCGCAAGCGGCGATAG
- the uvrB gene encoding excinuclease ABC subunit UvrB — protein sequence MSEFQLVTRFEPAGDQPEAIRLMVEGIEAGLAHQTLLGVTGSGKTFSIANVIAQIQRPTLVLAPNKTLAAQLYGEFKAFFPNNAVEYFVSYYDYYQPEAYVPSSDTFIEKDASINDHIEQMRLSATKALLERKDAIIVTTVSCIYGLGSPETYLKMVLHVDRGDKLDQRALLRRLADLQYTRNDMDFARATFRVRGDVIDIHPAESDFEAIRIELFDDEVESLSAFDPLTGEVIRKLPRFTFYPKSHYVTPRETLLEATEGIKVELQERLEYLRSNNKLVEAQRLEQRTRFDLEMILELGYCNGIENYSRYLSGRESGQAPPTLFDYLPADALLVIDESHVSVPQVGAMYKGDRSRKETLVEYGFRLPSALDNRPMRFDEFESISPQTIFVSATPGNYEAEHAGRVVEQLVRPTGLVDPQIEIRPALTQVDDLLSEITKRVALEERVLVTTLTKRMSEDLTDYLADHGVRVRYLHSDIDTVERVEIIRDLRLGVFDVLVGINLLREGLDMPEVSLVAILDADKEGFLRSERSLIQTIGRAARNLNGRAILYADRITGSMERAIGETERRRDKQIAFNLANGITPKGVFKDVADIMEGAVVPGSRSKKRKGMAKAAEESAKYEAELRSPSEISKRIRQLEEKMYQLARDLEFEAAAQLRDEIGKLRERLIAV from the coding sequence ATGTCTGAATTCCAGCTAGTCACTCGCTTCGAGCCCGCCGGCGATCAGCCGGAAGCCATCCGCCTGATGGTCGAGGGCATTGAGGCCGGGCTGGCGCACCAGACGTTGCTCGGTGTGACCGGCTCGGGCAAGACCTTCAGCATCGCCAACGTGATCGCCCAGATACAGCGCCCGACGCTGGTGCTGGCGCCCAACAAGACTCTGGCCGCGCAGCTGTATGGCGAATTCAAGGCGTTCTTCCCGAACAACGCCGTTGAATACTTCGTGTCCTATTACGACTATTACCAGCCCGAAGCCTATGTGCCGTCGTCCGACACCTTTATCGAGAAGGATGCCTCGATCAACGACCACATCGAGCAGATGCGGCTGTCTGCGACCAAGGCGCTGCTGGAGCGCAAGGACGCGATCATCGTCACCACGGTGTCGTGCATCTACGGTCTGGGCAGTCCGGAAACCTATTTGAAGATGGTGTTGCACGTCGATCGCGGCGACAAGCTCGACCAGCGCGCGCTGCTGCGTCGCCTGGCCGACCTGCAATACACCCGCAACGACATGGACTTCGCCCGGGCAACCTTCCGGGTGCGCGGCGATGTGATTGATATCCACCCGGCGGAATCCGATTTTGAAGCGATCCGCATCGAGCTGTTCGATGACGAAGTGGAGAGCCTGTCCGCCTTCGACCCGCTGACCGGTGAGGTCATCCGCAAACTGCCGCGTTTCACCTTCTATCCGAAGAGCCATTACGTGACGCCGCGCGAAACCCTGCTCGAAGCTACCGAAGGGATCAAGGTCGAATTGCAGGAGCGCCTGGAATACCTGCGCTCTAACAACAAACTGGTGGAAGCTCAGCGACTTGAGCAACGCACCCGTTTCGACCTGGAGATGATCCTCGAGCTGGGCTACTGCAACGGCATCGAAAACTACTCGCGCTACCTGTCGGGCCGTGAGTCCGGCCAGGCGCCGCCCACTTTGTTCGACTACCTGCCGGCGGACGCCTTGTTGGTGATCGACGAATCCCACGTCAGCGTGCCGCAAGTCGGCGCCATGTATAAGGGTGACCGTTCCCGGAAAGAAACGCTGGTGGAGTACGGTTTCCGTTTGCCCTCGGCCCTGGATAACCGGCCGATGCGTTTCGACGAGTTCGAAAGCATCAGTCCCCAAACGATTTTTGTCTCGGCCACGCCGGGCAATTACGAGGCGGAACACGCCGGCCGAGTGGTCGAGCAATTGGTGCGCCCAACCGGTCTGGTGGACCCGCAAATCGAAATCCGTCCGGCGTTGACTCAGGTCGATGACTTGCTTTCGGAAATCACCAAGCGCGTGGCCCTGGAAGAGCGAGTACTGGTCACCACGCTGACCAAGCGCATGTCCGAAGACTTGACCGATTACCTGGCCGACCATGGCGTGCGCGTGCGTTATTTGCATTCGGACATCGACACCGTGGAGCGGGTCGAAATTATCCGGGACTTGCGTCTCGGTGTCTTCGATGTGCTGGTGGGGATCAACCTGCTGCGTGAGGGCCTGGACATGCCGGAAGTCTCGCTGGTGGCGATTCTTGACGCGGACAAGGAAGGTTTCCTGCGTTCCGAGCGCTCGCTGATCCAGACCATCGGCCGGGCGGCGCGCAACCTCAATGGTCGGGCGATTTTGTATGCGGATCGCATCACCGGTTCCATGGAACGGGCGATTGGCGAAACCGAGCGTCGTCGCGACAAGCAGATCGCCTTCAACCTGGCCAATGGCATCACGCCGAAGGGGGTGTTCAAAGACGTCGCCGACATCATGGAAGGCGCGGTCGTACCGGGTTCGCGCAGCAAGAAGCGCAAAGGCATGGCCAAGGCCGCCGAGGAAAGTGCCAAGTACGAGGCGGAACTGCGCTCGCCGAGCGAGATCAGCAAACGCATTCGTCAGCTGGAAGAGAAAATGTACCAGCTTGCCCGCGATCTGGAGTTCGAAGCCGCGGCGCAGTTGCGCGACGAGATCGGCAAGTTGCGGGAGCGGTTGATCGCGGTTTGA
- a CDS encoding sensor domain-containing diguanylate cyclase gives MPIPIPDPHPAPEGALKRLPLLKAAALFIAAVCLCLCGLLYLQLEQSRRHDLALAEVSSSNLTRAMAQQAEDTFMKADLVLTSLVDWIQAEGFDAVQTPRLQKTFARRVQALHQLHGIFLFDKQGQWIVTSSENLPRGPGVADREYFRFHQQNVSSLAHIGPAIRSRENGEWIIPVSRRVNDQDGNFQGVLLAGIKMSYFDQFFKSFSIDDNGAMFLALTDGTLLARRPFVESQIGTSLAQGEIFKALLPGATSGNAMISSVVDGIVRLYGYRQLDAYPVLVAAASSEDAIFKDWYDTAIRSSVIVALVVLGVGLFGWVFIHQVRAGERIEADLREAQKTLELIATHDSLTGLANRRLFERALEIEFGRGARRSSPLGLIMLDIDYFKRYNDTYGHVAGDHCLAEVARALKNCCHRSADLAVRYGGEEFAVLLPDTDIQGALTIAEQIRRSVMDKNIIHSGSPTGYVTVSLGCYSFVPTGHDSTEMLIKRADAALYQAKHSGRNRSAVLSMEGGVEALMRSDR, from the coding sequence TTGCCTATCCCCATTCCCGATCCGCACCCCGCGCCCGAGGGGGCCTTGAAGCGGCTGCCCCTGCTCAAAGCTGCGGCGCTGTTCATTGCTGCCGTGTGCCTGTGCCTTTGTGGTCTGCTTTATCTGCAACTGGAGCAGTCGCGTCGGCACGATCTGGCGTTGGCCGAGGTGTCTTCGTCGAACCTGACCCGGGCCATGGCGCAGCAGGCCGAAGACACGTTCATGAAGGCCGATCTGGTGCTGACCAGTCTGGTGGACTGGATTCAGGCTGAGGGTTTCGACGCTGTCCAGACGCCACGCTTGCAGAAAACCTTCGCGCGGCGGGTGCAGGCGCTGCATCAATTGCACGGGATATTTCTGTTTGACAAGCAGGGGCAATGGATCGTGACGTCGTCCGAAAATCTGCCCCGTGGCCCAGGTGTAGCGGACCGCGAATACTTCAGGTTTCACCAGCAGAACGTATCGTCCCTGGCACACATCGGACCGGCGATTCGCAGTCGGGAGAATGGCGAATGGATCATTCCGGTTTCCAGGCGAGTGAACGACCAGGACGGCAATTTCCAGGGTGTGTTGCTGGCCGGGATCAAGATGTCGTACTTCGATCAGTTCTTCAAAAGCTTCAGCATCGATGACAACGGCGCGATGTTTTTGGCATTGACCGATGGAACACTGCTGGCGCGACGGCCGTTTGTGGAATCGCAGATCGGCACATCATTGGCGCAGGGTGAGATCTTTAAAGCGCTCTTGCCCGGCGCGACATCGGGCAACGCCATGATCAGTTCGGTGGTGGATGGCATCGTCCGGTTGTATGGCTACCGTCAGCTCGATGCCTATCCTGTGTTGGTCGCGGCGGCATCTTCCGAAGACGCGATCTTCAAGGACTGGTACGACACGGCGATTCGATCCAGTGTGATCGTCGCCCTGGTTGTCCTCGGTGTGGGATTGTTCGGTTGGGTGTTCATTCATCAGGTGCGCGCGGGCGAGCGCATTGAGGCGGATTTACGCGAGGCGCAGAAAACCCTGGAATTGATCGCCACCCACGACAGCCTGACCGGGTTGGCCAACCGTCGATTGTTCGAGCGGGCGCTGGAGATCGAGTTCGGGCGCGGAGCCCGGCGGTCGAGTCCGCTGGGCCTGATCATGCTCGATATCGATTATTTCAAGCGCTATAACGACACCTACGGTCATGTGGCGGGGGACCATTGCCTGGCCGAAGTGGCGCGGGCACTGAAGAATTGCTGCCACCGCAGTGCCGATCTGGCGGTGCGCTACGGCGGTGAAGAGTTTGCGGTGTTGCTGCCCGACACCGACATCCAGGGTGCGCTGACGATCGCCGAGCAGATCCGCCGCAGCGTCATGGACAAGAACATCATCCACAGTGGCTCACCCACGGGCTACGTGACGGTCAGCCTTGGCTGTTATTCGTTTGTGCCGACAGGGCACGACAGTACCGAAATGTTGATCAAACGCGCGGATGCGGCGTTGTACCAGGCCAAGCATTCGGGGCGAAATCGTTCGGCGGTATTGTCCATGGAAGGAGGTGTCGAAGCGCTGATGCGCTCGGACCGCTAA
- a CDS encoding nucleobase:cation symporter-2 family protein yields the protein MKTPHVSHQRPEDENLGIGANMAYGLQHVLTMYGGIVAVPLIIGQAAGLSPADIGLLIAASLFAGGLATLLQTLGLPFFGCQLPLVQGVSFSGVATMVAIVSSGGEGGFQSILGAVIAASLIGLLITPVFSRITKFFPPLVTGIVITTIGLTLMPVAARWAMGGNSHAPDFGSMANIGLAAVTLVLVLLLSKVGSATISRLSILLAMVIGTVIAVFLGMADFSSVTQGPMFGFPAPFHFGMPTFHFAAILSMCIVVMVTLVETSADILAVGEIIDTKVDSKRLGNGLRADMLSSMIAPIFGSFTQSAFAQNVGLVAVTGIKSRFVVATGGVFLVVLGLLPFMGRVIAAVPTSVLGGAGIVLFGTVAASGIRTLSKVDYRNNVNLIIVATSIGFGMIPIAAPNFYDHFPSWFATIFHSGISSSAIMAIVLNLTFNHLTAGNSDQQSVFAAGTERVLRYQDLAALREGDYFSEGKLRDCDGNEIPVVEAEHGHAEPRAVHAKSSEHV from the coding sequence ATGAAAACGCCCCATGTTTCACACCAACGGCCTGAGGATGAGAATCTCGGGATCGGCGCGAATATGGCTTACGGACTGCAACACGTTCTGACCATGTATGGCGGTATCGTCGCGGTGCCTTTGATCATCGGTCAGGCTGCCGGGCTTTCGCCGGCAGACATCGGTTTGTTGATTGCTGCTTCATTGTTTGCAGGGGGGCTGGCGACATTGCTGCAAACCCTGGGTTTACCGTTTTTCGGTTGTCAGTTGCCGCTGGTTCAGGGCGTGTCGTTCTCCGGCGTTGCGACCATGGTGGCGATTGTCAGCAGTGGTGGGGAGGGCGGCTTTCAGTCGATTCTCGGGGCGGTGATTGCCGCGTCGCTGATCGGTTTGCTGATCACGCCGGTGTTCTCGCGAATCACCAAGTTCTTTCCGCCGCTGGTGACCGGCATTGTGATCACCACTATCGGCCTGACGCTGATGCCGGTGGCCGCGCGCTGGGCCATGGGCGGCAACAGCCATGCCCCGGACTTCGGCAGCATGGCGAACATCGGTTTGGCGGCGGTGACGCTGGTGCTGGTACTGCTGCTGAGCAAGGTCGGCAGTGCGACCATCTCCCGTTTGTCGATCCTCTTGGCCATGGTCATCGGCACAGTCATTGCGGTGTTCCTCGGCATGGCGGACTTCTCATCCGTCACTCAAGGCCCGATGTTCGGCTTCCCGGCACCGTTCCATTTCGGCATGCCGACGTTCCACTTCGCCGCGATCCTGTCGATGTGCATCGTGGTCATGGTGACCTTGGTGGAAACCTCCGCCGATATTCTGGCCGTTGGTGAAATCATCGATACCAAAGTCGATTCCAAACGCCTGGGCAATGGCCTGCGCGCCGACATGCTGTCGAGCATGATCGCGCCGATCTTCGGCTCCTTCACCCAAAGCGCCTTCGCCCAGAACGTCGGGCTGGTGGCGGTAACCGGGATCAAGAGCCGTTTCGTGGTGGCCACCGGCGGTGTGTTCCTGGTGGTGCTCGGATTGCTGCCCTTCATGGGCCGGGTCATCGCGGCCGTGCCGACCTCCGTGCTCGGCGGTGCCGGCATCGTGCTGTTCGGCACCGTGGCGGCCAGTGGCATTCGGACGCTGTCCAAGGTCGACTACCGCAACAACGTCAACCTGATCATCGTTGCCACCTCCATTGGTTTTGGCATGATCCCCATCGCCGCACCGAACTTCTACGACCACTTCCCCAGCTGGTTCGCGACGATCTTCCACTCGGGCATCAGCTCCTCGGCGATCATGGCCATCGTGCTGAACCTGACCTTCAACCACCTCACCGCCGGCAACTCGGATCAACAATCGGTGTTTGCAGCCGGTACCGAACGCGTCTTGCGTTATCAGGACCTAGCGGCATTGCGGGAAGGGGATTACTTCAGCGAAGGTAAACTGCGTGACTGCGACGGGAATGAGATTCCGGTGGTGGAGGCGGAACATGGGCATGCCGAGCCGCGGGCGGTGCATGCGAAAAGCAGTGAACATGTCTGA
- a CDS encoding amino acid aminotransferase, protein MSLFSAVEMAPRDPILGLNEAFNADTRTNKVNLGVGVYCDEQGRIPLLRAVVEAETIRAAQHVSRGYLPIDGIAAYDQAVQKLLFGNDSPLIAAGRVITTQAVGGTGALKIGADFLKQLLPNAVVAISDPSWENHRALFETAGFPVQNYRYYDAATHDVNRAGLLEDLNALPSGSIVVLHACCHNPTGVDLSPADWKNVLEVVKAKGHVPFLDMAYQGFGDGIDEDAAAVRLFAESDLTFFVSSSFSKSFSLYGERVGALSIVSESKEEGARVLSQVKRVIRTNYSNPPTHGASIVAAVLNSPVLRAQWEEELAEMRLRIRGMRTQMVDLLAKNAPQRDFSFVGRQRGMFSYSGLTVEQVTRLRNEFGIYALDTGRICVAALNQSNIDAVTKAIVQVI, encoded by the coding sequence ATGAGCCTGTTCTCCGCTGTCGAAATGGCACCACGCGATCCAATCCTGGGCCTCAACGAAGCATTTAATGCCGATACCCGTACCAACAAGGTCAACCTGGGGGTCGGTGTTTACTGCGACGAGCAGGGGCGAATTCCACTCCTGCGCGCCGTTGTCGAAGCCGAGACGATTCGCGCCGCTCAACACGTTTCCCGCGGTTACTTGCCGATCGACGGCATCGCCGCTTACGACCAGGCGGTGCAGAAACTGCTGTTCGGCAACGATTCGCCGCTGATCGCCGCTGGCCGGGTCATCACCACCCAAGCCGTCGGCGGTACCGGCGCACTGAAAATCGGTGCCGACTTCCTCAAGCAACTGCTGCCGAACGCTGTCGTTGCCATCAGCGACCCAAGCTGGGAAAACCACCGCGCGCTGTTCGAAACCGCCGGTTTCCCGGTGCAGAACTATCGCTACTATGACGCCGCGACTCACGACGTTAACCGCGCCGGCCTGCTGGAAGACCTGAACGCTCTGCCGTCCGGCTCCATCGTTGTGCTGCACGCTTGCTGCCACAACCCGACTGGCGTGGACCTGAGCCCTGCTGACTGGAAAAACGTGCTGGAAGTGGTCAAGGCCAAAGGCCACGTGCCATTCCTCGACATGGCCTACCAGGGCTTTGGCGACGGTATCGATGAAGATGCCGCAGCCGTGCGCCTGTTCGCCGAATCGGACCTGACCTTCTTCGTTTCCAGCTCGTTCTCCAAATCCTTCTCGTTGTACGGCGAGCGCGTTGGCGCCCTGTCGATCGTCAGCGAATCGAAAGAAGAAGGCGCTCGCGTGCTGTCGCAAGTCAAACGCGTGATCCGCACCAACTACTCCAACCCGCCGACCCACGGTGCAAGCATCGTCGCCGCCGTGCTGAACAGCCCGGTACTGCGCGCCCAGTGGGAAGAGGAACTGGCAGAAATGCGCCTGCGGATTCGCGGCATGCGCACCCAGATGGTCGACCTGCTGGCGAAAAACGCTCCACAGCGCGATTTCAGCTTCGTCGGTCGCCAGCGCGGCATGTTCTCTTACTCCGGCCTGACAGTTGAGCAGGTAACCCGTCTGCGCAACGAGTTCGGCATCTACGCCCTGGACACCGGCCGCATCTGCGTTGCCGCGCTGAACCAGAGCAACATCGACGCGGTGACCAAGGCCATCGTTCAGGTGATCTGA